Within the Anas acuta chromosome 6, bAnaAcu1.1, whole genome shotgun sequence genome, the region CGCCTTGTCCTCGCCGCCTGGTTTTTGTGGGGCCTCGTGCTGCTTTGGCTCGAGTGCCTCTGTGTGACCCACGTGGGGCCGAGGCTGCCCGTTTGCTGGAGCCGAGGGTGggttccctgctgctggagtttGCGTCTCGTTACCAGGCGTGCGAGCAGCTTGGGCACGCTCCGTACATTGCTCTTGGATTCATGGGTTTGGCTTTGTTGAaagctttctcattttttgaAGGGGAATAAGCCCTGATTTGGAAACTGTTGGTTTTAAAACCTGGTTGTGTTGCATTGACGTTAACTCTCCTGTTCAAGCATTAATCAAAGCCTGGAGTTCCAAGCGAGGGATGTGGCGTGAGCTCAGATCTCCTTTAGAAACGAGCCTTACCTTTTCTCATCGCAaagagcaggctgcagccctgccctgcagtgGCGTAGAAAATAACAGCAGATCACACTCGCctgacttcttttcttttttttttcttaccccTCTTGTGACTCGTGGATGCGTGAGGCTGACGGCGCGTTATCAGGTCAGCGTGCAGCTCATCCACTTGCAAGCTCTCGTTATTTTAAGCGTGTCACCGCGGCCGGGCTTAAAATAACCTCCCCGCTTCCACTCACGTGACGGGGGCTGGGGTTGTGCGCCCGTAATTTGGGGTGGAGaagctccctcctgcccccaagGCTCGGTGGAGCGCCCTGGGGTCGGGGCAAGGTGACATTCGTCAGGGCTGTGGCCATAAAAAAAGGTGTGAACCCAAGAGTTGTGAGCAGGTGCAGCCTGGCACCCGCTAGCAGCGACAACCTTGGCCTCGATATTTATTGTGCGGCAGTAAGGCCAAGCCAAAATGCATTAATTACGGGTAACGATGTTTGGGTTTGACTCCCAGCCCTGCCAATTCGCCCTGGGAGCGGAGCTGGGCTTTTCCCAGCTCCTGTTTCTACAAAAAAAACTGCCGAGCATCCTTTTAGAGCTGGTGCCCGAGGGTTGGCTTGGCAGAAGCAGTGACAGAGCCGTCACCTTCCTCCCGGATGGAGGCACGGGTGAGCCAAACACGAGGAGAACCCCCCTGAGCTGCATCCCATGGGGGTGTACCAGGCACGTGAGGGTGCCTGCGTCTCCGCTGCTTCTCCTGGCTGCTTCAAGGCGTCCTTTCTGCTGTGGGGCCGGGGACTGGAGGCAGGGCCGGGCTGTGTTCAAGTGCACTCGTGCTCTGGGCACAACGCGGCGGCTTGGTGTGGACGCCGAGCTCTTGTTGACCCGGGGAAACTCGAGCCGGGCAGCTCGCGGCATCCGAGCCGCTTTGTGCTAATCGCTGCGAATGTCACAGCACGGCTGGGTTCATCTGGTCAGGGCAGGGGGGTTGCTGGCGCCGTGGGAgcttgtgctggagctcaggGGCCCGATTCGGAGCTCAGGGAGGTGTGTGAGGGGTGCAGCTCGCTCGGAGCGAGCCCCGCAGTGCTCCACGGTGCTTCCCTGGTGCCCCCGAGCAAGGCTGGGGTCTGGCAGCAACACTTCAGCTGGCGCAGCCCACGCTTGGTTTGCAGGTGACAAAGGAGGTGTGCGTATCACAAGGAGATTCAGGGGGGTGGTTAATGCTCTGCTTACCcttctttttatcctttttttttgctttaaaccTGCAGGTTTGTGCGAGCTGAgaggctgcctgcagaggaaggcagcagctcagcctgctCAGGATACAATTTCTTATCTCTGCGTGCCCTCCAGGCACGTGCTAAAGCAGGCCGCATACCTGGCGCACAgcccttctcttccccttctcctcaggCACAAAGGGATCGTGCAGGTGTGGTGGAACACTTTCGGCAGGATTTAGGACATCTGTGCGGGTCTGTGGGCTGCCAGCTGCCGCTCGGAGAGACTTCTGCAGGGCTGAGATTAAGAGGGATGCACGCGTGCGGTGCCACCGCAGGGCTGATGGTAGAGCAGCCCCgtgcttttttttggtgtgtgtaaCCTGGGGAGCTGAAGCTTTAAGGgaatgagaagagaaagaaaaaaaaaaaaagaaagaaagaaataagcaTTTGGGGGCTTTCTGTGCAGGCCAGAGAGGTGGCACAGTGGGATTTGGAGGCGCAGGGCCACGAGGATGTGCCCTGGCTGTGGTGCCAGCcctgaggcaggcagggagctgtcTCGCCTTGAGGCCAGGCTTGCTGTGGCAGCCAGGGAAGCCTTTGTGTTTGCAAAGTCAAAGCTTTTGTGTGCACAGGACTTTTTTCCCAGGGCCTTTTGCAAGTCGTTCTTTGTCCTTTGGTTTCGCCTGAGCTGccagctgcccctgctcctcctggcgCCGGCTGCTGGGCTCACCGTGCCCCTTgtgctctcttctcttctcaggCCAGCGAAAATGCCGCTGTAGATGACCGTAGATGACCGCCTGGCTCTCGCCCCACGTGCTATGGCTGTCCATGGCCTCTGCAGGCCCGCAACCCTCTAACCTGGGCCCCAAACAGAAGAGCTTCGGCCCCGCAGCAGAGCACACGCAGCCCCAGCAGGCCTGGCGCAGCGCTCCTCAGCAGGCGAAACCCATCTGGGCTCTGGAGGGGCAGCACGGGAGCGTTTGCCAGGAGCGCAGCCCCCCGCCCTCGGGGGTCCCTTTGCAGCAGTCCAGCTCCCTGTACCCGCCCTCGCCATGCCCCACGCACCCCGCTGAACGCTCGCAGCCCTGCCCGGAGCTGTGTGGCAGCGCGCTGCTCCACCGCCGCTCCTGCCTGAGAGCCAAGCCGGGCTTGGAAAGCTCCAGGTTTCCTTTCCAAAGCCCCCGGGACAGCGGCTCTGCCACGGCAAGGGCGATGTCTTCCGTGCTGAtggagccctgcctgctgcctgcgcTGCCCGAGGAGCACAAGGGCTCTGGGGTCAAGGGCTCTGCCCTCAGCTCGGCTCGGCAGGCGGCCGGCTCCTACCGCCCAGTGCTCAACAACAACTCCTTCCTGCGGCCAGTCAGCACCCAAGTGCCTTCGCTGCAGCCAGCGGAGATCAAGAAGCTGAAGAACACCCCCAATTTCCCTGCTGTCTCGTGGCCCTGCTCCAGGGACGATGGGGCttgctcccccagcacccccgtGGCGCAAAGCAGCGAGCAGGAGCAAAGCTGCGTCCCCTCCCTGAGCGTGACCCTGAGGAGGGAGCGCTGCTCCTGGCCGCTGGGGGACACCGAGAGGAGAGCGCGCGGCTTCGGCGAGAAGGAGCCAGAGCTCAGCCCGAGGAGGGCTGCACAGCGGCTGGCAGGACAGacagccacctcctgcagctttgGGAGGGATGTGAGAAGCCCCAGCAGGACGATGGCAGGCGGGGTGTCCCTCGGGAGCAGGTGGGGGCATCACATGGCAGCGCAGCTCACCCCCAAGGAAAGCATCGCCCCCCTCAACTTGGAGCcgggcagcagccgccgccTCGCCGGTTCTTTGAGCCTCACGGGCAGCGAGGGTGCCGCTGTGTGCACCAAGAGGATCGGCCTCCACCTCCTGGCCTCCCGAGCTGCCTCTCCCGAGCGTGGCACCGACTGCCGGCCgctgggaggcagggagcaggcggCGGAGCCTCAGCACCCGGCTGCCATCTCCCAGGTGGCGGCTCAGATGTCCGCCCTCAcgctggggaaggaggagaagcgGCCCCAGGCTGTGCTCCCAGGGAAGCCTGAGTGAgtagaggaggggaggaaggctgtggtgaggggagctgggctggcacTGCGTGGTGGGGACGCTGCGGGCActgctggggtggctgcaggggcacCCCTGGGCTGCATCCGTGCACAAAACCCGGTTTGGGGAGCCTTCCTTCCACCCCAGCGTTCACAGGCTCTTGGGGTGGTGTGGAGCAGCAGGCTTGGGTGACAGAGGGACGCAGAGCCCTGCCTGATCCTTTGAAGGGATGCCGAGGCCTCCAGCTaccagcagagctgccaggggaGGTGTGTGGTGCCGCAGAGgccccaaaaccttccttttttGGCCACGTGAGCTCTAGGGGAGGCACGaccccagctgctgtggtgctgccaGCGTTCACCCCGCTGGGAGAGGGGGTCCTTGTGCCTCTGTCTTGGTGTTCCCTGGTGTTCCTGTCCATCTTACTAGCTTGGGATCGTGTGAGCactggggagaggagagctgTCACTCCTCTGGCCAAATATTTCTTGCTGCGTTGTGGGTGCTGGGCTTTTTGGAGCCAGAAAGCACGTGCTGCTCCCTCTAACCTGATGTCCTCTGTCCCAGTGTCGCTGCTGGGGAGGCGCTGCTGGAGCCAAGCCACCCCCAGGACGATGTGGAGGAAGAGCTTCCCGATGGGCTGGATGAGAGCTGTGGCACAGATGAGGAAGAGGACAGTGAGTGCCCGTTCCCAAGGGAGCTGTGCCCCGTGCCTCAGCAGGGTGGGGAGTGCAGGGGGGCTGCCTGGGACCCCAGAGATAGTGCTGAACCCAAATGTGACTTAGTGGCAAGGAGGAGCTCTGTGGGTTCCTCTAGGAAATGGGCTAGGGTTCAGCACTGTCCTGCTGCAACACTTGCCCAGCTCTTCTCTGTGTGCAGGGCAGTCGGttccaccccctgccctgtgctttGTGCCACCAGTTAAGTTAGCAGATAAAACTTGGGACCCCAGGATTCGGGGCAGCAGAGAAGGGTCTGTCCCCAGGCCcgtttgttttctctcctccctccctgtgTGTGCACTCACTCCCCACGGAGGCAAAACCCGGCTCTCTTTCCTCCTGCAGGTGACTCGGATGCTTCCTCTGTCGCTGGCATGCCATCTCGTGGCTCTGGGGCTCTCCCATCCAGGTTAGTAGCTGTAAATAGTGCCCTGCAACTTGGCATCTTTGTCCAGACTGGGCCATCTTTGTCCTCTCCGGTGACAGAGGGGAGCTGTAATGTGTGAGGGAATGGAGTGAAGATAGCAACAGACTACAAAGGTCAAGCCAGGTGAACTCTGAGCTCTCTATTACCCAGCTGACAGCAAAACATCCTGGGGAGGCAACACGAGGAGCAGCTGGCCCCCGGGAAGGAGCCTGCAGCACTCAGGCAGATGCCTTCAGCGCTGGGCAGTCCCTCGCCTCCTTCCCGAGGCCACCTGCTACCAAAGCCCTGCCAATTATGCTCCGTCCATCCCAGGCCTCGCCTCTGCAAAACACTTCAGAACTTCTGTGGGAATGTTGTTCGTTATAAACTCCACTGATAGCATCGTCGTGTGTGGAGCAAGAGGTGTGTTATCAGtgctccctttcctcccagctATTAGGGATTGACATCAAGTCATAGAAAGGTTTGGGTCGGAaggggaccttaaagcccacctaattccacccccctgccatgggcagggacacctcccaccaacccaggctgcccaaagccccatccagcctggccttggacacccccagggctgggacatccacatcttctctgggcagcctgttcagtgcctcagcaccctcagagtaaagattttcttcctggtGTCTAATCTAAACACACCAAAACCACGAGGGTTACAACATCTTAACCACGTGTTCATTACAGTCTCTACCCCACGTTCCTGTCGACCTGGTTATAGGTTTTATTGTGTAACAAACCCCACCCCGTGCCCCTGCAAAACCCAGAAGGAGATAACAACAGTTGGCACACGCATTTGGTGCAAACTCCACCCCTTGTCCCTGCAGATTGGTTGCTGGCCTTTACGCCCACTGCTTGCACCGCGCTGCAATGATGCAAATTCCTGATTGCTGCAGTCTTGGGCCACAGCAGAACAGTTTCTTGTCGAGGAATTGCAGTCAATTTGCTTTATTGCTGGTGAATAAACTTGTACTGGTTCTGGCAGTGAAAATAATGGATGGATAGAAATAGCCACTTAGGAGGaacagcccagctccctcctttTTCTGATCTCCAGACCTGTTGTTGCATGTTTCTCTTGTGGAGGAGGGCAGCACAGGAGGCTGCTCGGTGTGATGTGCCtccatttcttctgctgttccTAGCTCCTCACTTGACTGTTGTGGTGTAGGTTCCTCCCCAGGCCACGGTCCCTTTAGGGTCATAACCTCCTCCTGAGTTTCCTCTTGGTTCCTGCCTGGGTGTCTGGTTTTGCTCTAgtgtttttcctgtctctgaTGTTGTTCTTGTATTTACTGCCCTCTttggaatatatttttgcaaaggTACCAGAAACTCCTTGGTTCATGGCAACTGTGGCCAATAGTTTATGGGTGTTGAGATGTAAACTGGCCTCTGTGGAGCTGCCCGTGTAGATGCTCCCGGTGCTGTTTCTCACCTGTAGCCATCTGCCTGCTGCTTCATCTCTCCTAGGAAATGCATCGAGTGCCTGGCCCAGCCCACAGAGGATCAGGAGAAGGTGCTCAAGCCAGCTCTTGTCTGCAGTTTGTTCCCTAATGTGCCTCCAACCATCTACTTCAGTACGTGGGATGAGAGAGGTGAGCTGGGGTGTGTTGCCAGGCCGTTTTCCAGCATCCTGGACCTCCCCTAGCCATCGGGTCTTCTGTTCCATGCTAGTTCTGGAAGCAGATTACACCCCCTCCCTGCAGACCTGCAACCAAACATAAGAATTGCCCTGGATACAGCTGCAGAAAATCGAGGTATCGTGTTTGGTTTCCTCCTGTCCTCAACTTTTTGCCTCCCTAGTGGAAAAGCTGCCTTGGGAGCAGAGGAAGCTGCTGCGGTGGAAAATGTGCACGGTCACGCCGAACATCGTGAAGCAAACCATCAGCAGGTCTCACTTCAGAGTCAGCAAAAGTAAGTTGTgggaggctggcagcagctgatgCGGCGTGGCCTCTCTCGCCTCCAGCCCGTGGGTGTGAGgaggcagcctgcagagcaggatACAGGCTGGGTGCTGTAGGGTGCTGGATTCCTGCTTCTGCCTGCGTGACCCGCTATATCTGAGCTCTGTGGGTCCCGGCAGAACCCAGGCTCCGTTTTGGCTTGTCCCTGGCGTGGAGCACAGGGACGTACTCCTATGTtgggaggagct harbors:
- the TTLL4 gene encoding tubulin monoglutamylase TTLL4, which translates into the protein MTAWLSPHVLWLSMASAGPQPSNLGPKQKSFGPAAEHTQPQQAWRSAPQQAKPIWALEGQHGSVCQERSPPPSGVPLQQSSSLYPPSPCPTHPAERSQPCPELCGSALLHRRSCLRAKPGLESSRFPFQSPRDSGSATARAMSSVLMEPCLLPALPEEHKGSGVKGSALSSARQAAGSYRPVLNNNSFLRPVSTQVPSLQPAEIKKLKNTPNFPAVSWPCSRDDGACSPSTPVAQSSEQEQSCVPSLSVTLRRERCSWPLGDTERRARGFGEKEPELSPRRAAQRLAGQTATSCSFGRDVRSPSRTMAGGVSLGSRWGHHMAAQLTPKESIAPLNLEPGSSRRLAGSLSLTGSEGAAVCTKRIGLHLLASRAASPERGTDCRPLGGREQAAEPQHPAAISQVAAQMSALTLGKEEKRPQAVLPGKPDVAAGEALLEPSHPQDDVEEELPDGLDESCGTDEEEDSDSDASSVAGMPSRGSGALPSRKCIECLAQPTEDQEKVLKPALVCSLFPNVPPTIYFSTWDERVEKLPWEQRKLLRWKMCTVTPNIVKQTISRSHFRVSKKSNDWLGCWGHHMKSPGFRAIREHQKLNHFPGSFQIGRKDRLWRNLLKMQTRCGKKEFNFFPQSFILPQDIKLLRKAWEEGASQQKWIVKPPASARGIGIQVIHKWSQLPKKRPLLVQRYLHKPYLIGGRKFDLRIYVYVTCYDPLRVYLFKDGLVRFASCKYSSSMKSLSNKFVHLTNYSVNKKNTEYKSNSDETACQGHKWALKALWSYLTQKGVNSEAIWEKIKDIVIKTIIASEPYVNSLVKMYVRRPYCCHELFGFDIMLDENLKPWILEVNISPSLHSNSPLDVSIKGQMIRDLLNLAGFVLPSTDSVASRPQTRSDSTCSLGSALKEKPKPASEHFTAEKMKKAYYLTQKVPDQDFYSSVLDILTPDDVRVLVETEDEYSRRGQFERVFPTHISMRYLRFFEQPRYFNILVSQWELKYYSNKHKGLELLKNWCGKGYHTGAGTDLAQMWSFPKSFLLQKSGVQSNGFGKLELGGLGKLLPPADEDLRRCLEPSPAPTLPLSKHAAGADQKPAACL